A genomic segment from Leptospira fainei serovar Hurstbridge str. BUT 6 encodes:
- a CDS encoding NAD(+)/NADH kinase — MPLETLQRLRSVLVVIKRTKYELDVETYGSLEEYKRIASLQNNSFDRVYESHVRQVKSREDIKRLFPNATLIFREGLDTIDISAFELVIALGGDNHFTYVAHHTVENLVLGCNSDPATSVGALLSFHVNDIEESLKQNWTNVKIEQWPLINVRIEYPDGRTVKTFQGISEISIRNNSPDLTSRFLISHEGSVEEQKCSGLLVYTGAGSTGWVMSCENRDVSFDKQKPYFKVYCRELRKKENIKYKLDHFTVKESFRLISEMWGGISIDSLAERIYDFPPGAKADFSVSPKRLQVVVRKNG, encoded by the coding sequence ATGCCGCTCGAAACGCTACAACGTTTGCGATCCGTTCTGGTCGTGATTAAACGGACTAAATACGAATTGGATGTGGAAACGTACGGTTCGCTTGAGGAATACAAACGGATTGCCTCGCTTCAAAATAATTCCTTCGATAGAGTCTACGAATCCCACGTTAGGCAAGTTAAGAGTCGGGAGGATATAAAGCGACTCTTCCCGAATGCAACTCTGATTTTTCGGGAAGGTTTGGATACGATAGATATCTCGGCCTTCGAACTCGTAATCGCATTAGGAGGAGACAATCATTTCACGTATGTGGCACATCACACCGTGGAAAATTTAGTCTTAGGTTGCAATTCCGACCCGGCAACTTCCGTGGGGGCTCTGCTTTCCTTCCACGTAAACGATATAGAAGAGTCCTTAAAGCAGAACTGGACGAACGTAAAAATCGAGCAGTGGCCTTTGATTAATGTCAGGATCGAATATCCTGACGGAAGAACCGTTAAAACCTTCCAAGGAATCAGCGAAATTTCGATTCGAAATAATAGCCCCGACTTAACCAGCCGATTCTTAATTTCTCATGAAGGATCGGTCGAAGAACAGAAATGTTCCGGTTTACTGGTCTACACTGGAGCGGGTTCTACAGGCTGGGTTATGTCTTGCGAAAATAGAGACGTAAGTTTTGACAAGCAGAAGCCATATTTCAAAGTGTACTGTAGGGAACTTCGAAAGAAGGAAAACATAAAATATAAATTGGATCATTTTACGGTAAAGGAATCATTTCGTCTCATTTCCGAAATGTGGGGCGGAATTTCGATCGACTCCTTAGCGGAGCGAATTTATGATTTTCCACCCGGCGCAAAAGCCGACTTTTCCGTTTCCCCTAAACGATTGCAAGTGGTTGTGAGAAAAAATGGATAG
- a CDS encoding DUF58 domain-containing protein, with product MLRKEYQSLVRLLEFKEKGFSQRERQGSAASQRKGRGLDFKDVRPYSVGDDTRLIDWNVTSRLGELHVREFYEEKERLGVFFLDVSDSMNWSSGDWTKAENAFQVLALLVLLYVRKGNLAKILLYSDRLEHETGYVRTVEEALPVLERIRTRTAHSRKTDPNLPFVMLKDRIRRHTDSYILSDFDNIPPLRKLAGLRKFHTLHAIRFIDPLESAPPRGLFSFFLRKDPETDGPFWNRGGEKHRRSNLEQLFRERILDLEGSDDDPSRILSYWWREK from the coding sequence ATGCTTCGGAAGGAGTACCAAAGTCTGGTTCGACTCCTGGAATTTAAGGAGAAAGGATTCTCTCAAAGAGAAAGACAAGGATCTGCTGCAAGTCAAAGGAAGGGTAGGGGACTCGATTTTAAGGATGTTCGTCCGTACTCTGTAGGAGACGACACTCGTCTTATCGACTGGAATGTGACCTCTCGTTTAGGAGAGCTTCACGTTCGTGAATTTTATGAAGAGAAGGAAAGGCTAGGCGTTTTTTTTCTGGACGTATCGGATTCAATGAACTGGAGTTCGGGAGACTGGACAAAAGCCGAAAATGCGTTTCAGGTTCTGGCTTTATTAGTATTACTGTATGTTCGCAAAGGGAACTTAGCGAAAATTCTTTTGTATTCGGACCGATTGGAACATGAGACCGGATATGTTCGGACGGTGGAAGAAGCGCTTCCGGTTTTGGAACGGATTCGAACGAGAACGGCTCATAGTCGTAAAACGGATCCGAATCTTCCTTTCGTCATGCTGAAAGATAGGATCAGACGTCATACCGATTCGTACATTCTATCCGATTTTGATAATATTCCTCCGCTACGTAAACTGGCCGGATTACGAAAATTTCATACTTTGCACGCTATTCGTTTCATCGATCCTTTGGAGTCCGCTCCGCCTCGGGGGTTATTTTCTTTTTTCCTAAGAAAAGATCCTGAGACCGATGGTCCATTTTGGAATAGGGGCGGCGAGAAGCACCGTCGTTCGAATTTGGAGCAGTTATTTCGGGAAAGAATTTTAGACCTTGAAGGCTCCGATGACGATCCATCCCGAATTCTTTCTTATTGGTGGAGAGAAAAATGA
- the htpG gene encoding molecular chaperone HtpG — MSEEIKGRISVETENIFPIIKKWLYSEKDIFLRELVSNACDAISKLRKVSLSEEFEGGTDYKIDIDFDQQERTLTIEDNGIGMTDEEVGKYINQIAFSGAEEFVKKYQSEGDKPEIIGHFGLGFYSSFMVSAKVRIETKSYRKGSVGVTWESESGTDFTLKTNEKTTRGTKITLFLDGDSGEFLDAWKLKELVRKYCDFLPISIFVKGEQANKKTPLWSEQPSAVKKEQYEEFYRYLFPFAGDPLFHVHLNVDYPFRLQGILYFPKLRHELDANRMGIKLYCNHVFVSDEAKELVPQFLTVLQGTLDIPDLPLNVSRSYLQNDPLVKKISAHIVKKVADKLQEEFKRDSETFQKNWDEISLFVKYGLMTDEKFYESAKDLVFFRSSNGELTKLEDYVSRNKEKNSGTVYYANETELSSVYMDLLKSQGLEAILVDSRIDNHFLQFLESKNQDWKFQRVDSELAEQTLDKDASPSLADSENKTEEERLKEIFNKAIAREGVEIRTEALKSEDVPAVILLPEQLRRLAEMGQIYGQKSSDLLKSHTLLVNRKSRLIRNILSTSKGVRPERAEQLARSVYDMALLGAKLLGEEEVSEMLRRERALLEELSAG, encoded by the coding sequence ATGAGCGAAGAAATTAAAGGTAGAATCTCCGTTGAAACGGAAAACATTTTCCCGATCATTAAGAAATGGTTGTATTCGGAAAAAGATATTTTTTTACGAGAACTGGTTTCCAATGCATGCGACGCGATTTCCAAACTCAGGAAAGTATCTTTAAGCGAAGAATTTGAAGGCGGCACGGATTATAAAATCGATATAGACTTCGATCAACAAGAGAGAACTCTTACGATCGAAGACAATGGAATCGGTATGACCGACGAAGAGGTCGGTAAATACATCAATCAGATCGCTTTTTCCGGCGCTGAAGAGTTCGTAAAAAAATACCAAAGCGAGGGCGACAAGCCTGAAATCATCGGGCATTTCGGTCTCGGTTTCTATTCCAGCTTCATGGTATCCGCAAAAGTAAGAATCGAAACCAAATCGTATCGAAAGGGAAGCGTCGGGGTAACCTGGGAAAGCGAATCCGGCACGGACTTTACCCTAAAGACGAACGAGAAAACGACTCGAGGCACCAAGATCACTTTATTCTTGGACGGGGATTCCGGGGAATTCCTAGATGCGTGGAAGTTAAAAGAACTAGTTCGCAAATACTGCGATTTTCTTCCGATTTCCATTTTTGTTAAAGGGGAACAAGCAAATAAGAAAACTCCTCTTTGGAGTGAGCAACCTTCCGCCGTAAAGAAGGAACAGTATGAGGAATTTTACCGGTATCTCTTTCCCTTCGCGGGCGACCCATTATTCCACGTACATTTAAACGTGGATTATCCCTTCCGTCTCCAAGGGATCCTATATTTTCCGAAGCTTAGGCATGAGCTGGATGCGAATCGTATGGGGATAAAACTCTATTGCAATCACGTATTCGTTAGTGATGAGGCAAAAGAATTGGTTCCGCAATTTTTAACCGTATTGCAGGGAACCTTGGATATACCGGATCTTCCTCTAAACGTATCCCGTTCTTATCTACAAAACGATCCTTTGGTCAAAAAAATTTCCGCTCATATCGTCAAGAAAGTCGCTGATAAACTTCAGGAGGAATTTAAAAGGGATTCGGAGACTTTTCAAAAGAATTGGGATGAGATTTCCTTATTCGTGAAATACGGTTTAATGACCGACGAAAAATTCTACGAATCTGCAAAGGATTTGGTTTTCTTTCGTTCTTCCAACGGAGAACTCACGAAATTAGAGGATTACGTTTCTCGAAACAAAGAGAAAAATTCCGGTACGGTCTATTATGCCAACGAAACCGAATTGTCATCCGTTTATATGGATCTTTTGAAATCCCAAGGACTCGAGGCGATCCTAGTGGATTCGAGAATCGACAATCACTTCCTGCAGTTTTTAGAAAGTAAAAACCAGGATTGGAAATTTCAAAGAGTCGATTCGGAGTTGGCGGAACAAACATTGGATAAGGATGCCAGTCCTAGTTTGGCCGATTCCGAAAATAAAACCGAAGAGGAACGACTAAAGGAAATCTTCAATAAAGCGATCGCTCGGGAAGGAGTGGAGATCCGTACCGAAGCCCTAAAATCCGAGGACGTTCCGGCAGTGATTTTATTGCCCGAACAATTGCGTCGATTGGCGGAAATGGGCCAAATCTACGGCCAGAAGTCCTCCGACCTATTAAAGAGTCATACTCTGCTGGTAAACCGCAAGTCTCGACTGATACGTAATATTCTAAGTACGAGTAAGGGCGTTCGTCCGGAGCGCGCAGAACAACTAGCCAGATCGGTCTATGACATGGCTCTTTTAGGAGCCAAGTTGTTAGGTGAAGAGGAAGTTTCCGAGATGCTACGTAGGGAACGTGCTCTTTTGGAAGAACTTTCCGCAGGATAA
- the batB gene encoding VWA domain-containing protein BatB, translated as MTDEILRGFLIGIGCIYCIYVLARVAFYFFWRNWVTKYPGLRREASLPSVFLIISRLICLGLALILCAMSFQQNAGPKSKEEETLYGVDFLFLVDVSLSMQAIDTSPTRLVRAKETILRILPGLSGNRFGMIVFAATPFVYCPMTSDISAFADYVRGLDVDMVGDRGTDLDAAFRKAEEVLRSNRVFRSRVVVLITDGEDIQNPGLFRFPADLIVWSVGTLEGGPIAYKEEGAVLNGYLTRDGSLAPYENSPGVVQTRANEAFLKSLADANGGEFLSLNRVSPSAVDLTSRVRSMDKNTSRRMKDLRRAEGYRNFLLPAFLLLLFDFIVLEAWGKYSKLLRWKFSATVLILYSFMMGSGTLGAVELDPGGNRVKEGNEAYEEGNFPGASERYNEAESYFPGDPRLEFNRGTSKYKTGDLDTALRHFEKALESKDAQLRSKAYFNLGNTYLRLGDRKKAAESFLRSLKENPKQEAARKNLEWLRKLPPPQKKESSNSGNQNSQGKPKNESRQHEPEESGTDGQSARKKDKKRDQKSQSESDLERMMDSLDLDAVKRKSIGSRNREVFW; from the coding sequence ATGACCGATGAAATTTTACGAGGATTCTTAATCGGCATCGGGTGTATCTATTGTATATACGTTCTTGCAAGAGTCGCATTTTATTTCTTTTGGCGAAACTGGGTAACTAAATATCCGGGACTGAGAAGAGAAGCGAGTCTTCCGTCCGTATTTCTTATCATATCAAGACTGATTTGTCTTGGCCTTGCGTTGATTCTTTGTGCAATGAGCTTTCAACAGAACGCGGGACCCAAGTCTAAGGAAGAGGAAACGTTGTACGGCGTGGATTTTCTTTTTTTAGTGGATGTAAGTCTTTCGATGCAGGCAATAGATACGTCGCCCACGAGACTAGTTAGGGCAAAGGAAACGATTCTACGAATTCTTCCCGGATTATCCGGGAATCGGTTCGGTATGATCGTTTTTGCGGCTACCCCGTTCGTATATTGTCCGATGACCTCGGATATAAGCGCCTTCGCCGATTACGTTCGGGGGCTGGATGTGGATATGGTCGGAGATCGGGGAACGGATTTAGACGCGGCCTTTCGGAAGGCCGAAGAAGTCTTACGATCCAATCGAGTCTTTCGCAGCCGAGTAGTTGTCTTGATTACCGATGGCGAAGATATCCAAAATCCGGGACTATTTCGGTTCCCGGCCGATTTAATCGTTTGGTCTGTGGGAACTTTGGAAGGAGGTCCGATCGCTTATAAGGAAGAGGGGGCCGTTTTAAACGGCTATCTGACTAGAGACGGCTCGCTGGCTCCCTATGAAAATTCTCCCGGAGTCGTTCAGACTAGGGCGAACGAAGCTTTCTTGAAATCATTGGCGGATGCGAACGGCGGCGAATTTCTTTCTCTCAATAGAGTCAGTCCGAGCGCGGTCGATCTCACTTCGAGAGTTCGATCCATGGACAAGAATACAAGTAGGAGAATGAAGGATTTAAGAAGGGCGGAAGGATATAGAAATTTCCTATTGCCGGCCTTCCTGTTATTATTATTCGATTTTATCGTCTTAGAGGCCTGGGGTAAATATTCCAAATTACTTCGTTGGAAGTTTTCGGCGACGGTTCTTATACTTTATAGTTTCATGATGGGCTCTGGAACTCTCGGTGCGGTGGAATTGGATCCCGGGGGGAATAGAGTTAAGGAAGGGAACGAAGCCTACGAAGAAGGAAATTTTCCGGGAGCCAGCGAACGATACAACGAAGCGGAATCCTACTTTCCTGGCGATCCTAGATTAGAATTCAATCGGGGAACTTCAAAATATAAGACCGGTGATTTGGATACGGCTTTACGACATTTCGAAAAGGCGTTAGAATCGAAAGATGCGCAACTTAGGTCCAAAGCTTATTTTAATTTGGGTAACACCTATCTAAGATTAGGCGATCGAAAAAAGGCGGCGGAAAGTTTTCTGAGATCCTTGAAGGAGAACCCAAAACAGGAGGCCGCTAGAAAAAATTTGGAGTGGTTGCGGAAGCTTCCCCCTCCGCAAAAGAAAGAGTCTTCGAATTCCGGAAATCAAAATAGCCAAGGAAAACCCAAAAACGAAAGCCGGCAACACGAGCCGGAAGAGAGCGGGACCGACGGTCAATCGGCGAGAAAGAAAGATAAAAAGCGGGATCAAAAATCCCAATCTGAATCGGACCTGGAAAGAATGATGGATTCATTGGATTTGGACGCGGTAAAACGAAAAAGCATCGGTTCCAGGAACCGGGAGGTTTTTTGGTGA
- a CDS encoding LB_053 family protein, giving the protein MRVVLGWLLLFLAADSAFAFSEEWSPQKVVIGQTSVYVLNFAEGEVDSPQVPALGIHTDSEAPDLPLFEVFSSDIGQNRIRLEVAYYASGTFILPITWKDSTGKENSSKVGLQVETSLLEKDKSPEDVLPPDSFSGPYGWRLIGLMAGIAALILSALYAYYLHRTRTKDPMDAILQTDPWIQKILRYENRLSELIESPPIPAREFYRLLSGYIREVVSKKLGSPTSHLTETELFARIFDSFSIDEEVIRVWESRLRKAQYSSEESRLTKDEAIAALDFWRGAFEK; this is encoded by the coding sequence ATGAGAGTCGTCTTGGGTTGGCTCCTGCTATTTCTGGCGGCCGACTCCGCCTTTGCCTTCTCGGAAGAATGGAGCCCGCAAAAAGTAGTCATCGGGCAAACATCCGTTTATGTTTTAAACTTCGCGGAAGGAGAGGTCGACTCTCCCCAGGTTCCTGCTTTAGGAATACATACCGATTCCGAAGCTCCGGATCTGCCCTTATTCGAAGTCTTCTCCTCGGATATCGGACAGAATAGAATTCGTCTCGAGGTAGCTTATTATGCGAGCGGCACTTTTATTCTGCCGATTACTTGGAAGGATTCGACAGGCAAGGAAAACTCGTCTAAAGTAGGGTTGCAGGTCGAAACTTCCCTATTAGAAAAAGATAAATCGCCGGAGGACGTCCTCCCGCCCGATTCATTTTCGGGACCTTACGGGTGGAGATTAATAGGTCTCATGGCGGGAATTGCAGCTTTAATTTTAAGCGCACTTTATGCTTATTACCTGCATAGGACCAGGACAAAAGATCCGATGGACGCCATCCTACAGACCGATCCCTGGATCCAAAAAATTCTTCGGTATGAGAATCGGTTAAGCGAATTGATCGAATCTCCCCCGATTCCGGCAAGAGAGTTTTACAGATTGCTTTCCGGATATATTCGGGAAGTGGTTTCTAAAAAGCTCGGTTCGCCCACATCCCATCTTACGGAAACGGAATTATTCGCGAGGATATTCGATTCGTTTTCAATCGATGAAGAGGTGATTCGAGTCTGGGAAAGTCGCTTGCGAAAAGCGCAATATTCCTCGGAAGAATCCAGGCTCACAAAGGATGAAGCGATCGCCGCTCTGGATTTTTGGAGGGGAGCCTTCGAAAAATGA
- a CDS encoding BatD family protein → MNLYRIVLLFTFFSLPLFAGEPRFYLSQSRAELGDPVFAVFELEGAAQVRILEKEFQGNGIKAVYWGMEDNTTILNYKAYRKKLLKYRLVVSAPGKYSVPEIELEVDGKRVHSGILAVEFGAKRSSPRGPGSIWSRFFSNESDQGPADENLKVVFQLDKKEVWTGQPVLGFFTLYYKDIVRPYFDRDPASSIEFPYFRSEILSGMSLNIPEAVVYEGVLYETFPYNKEFFILTPLKSGEYSLGLTSFHLEGQLQSYFHMRTLRSIPGKIHVRPLPSPSSANFGGAVGKFQIEAKDAPEEAREGEPFLFKIVIKGKGNLAPVQDPIRQGCGQADCFPDITLVQSSPQREFRELDPGEYGFSLNYSYVYSVLPGKQGLWNPGKLPFVFFDPYSGAYSEVSIRLPSVKIGPRSLKAADPVRETGEIIKVKTVIIVALFFGLAGAATVWFFRLRRIRKHEELLKRLDDWIGSKRGLVLKHSILAKGVSEDDASLLIGWKSASSSLVALYPKLDSISKTYLLRSAELILGDAQQKESL, encoded by the coding sequence GTGAATCTATATCGCATCGTTCTCTTATTCACTTTCTTTTCCTTACCCTTATTTGCGGGTGAGCCTAGATTTTATCTGAGCCAATCTCGTGCGGAGTTGGGAGATCCGGTGTTTGCCGTCTTTGAATTGGAAGGAGCTGCACAAGTTCGCATCCTAGAAAAAGAATTTCAAGGAAATGGAATCAAAGCGGTTTATTGGGGAATGGAAGATAATACGACCATCTTGAATTATAAAGCATACCGGAAAAAATTGCTGAAATACAGACTGGTCGTTTCCGCTCCGGGAAAATACTCAGTACCGGAAATCGAGTTGGAAGTGGACGGGAAACGAGTTCATTCGGGAATACTCGCAGTGGAATTCGGAGCGAAGCGTTCATCTCCTCGGGGGCCCGGTTCAATTTGGAGTCGGTTTTTTTCGAACGAAAGCGACCAAGGGCCGGCTGATGAAAATCTAAAAGTCGTCTTCCAATTAGACAAGAAAGAGGTCTGGACAGGGCAGCCAGTATTAGGATTTTTTACATTATATTATAAAGATATTGTAAGGCCCTACTTCGATCGGGATCCTGCCAGCTCGATCGAATTTCCCTATTTCAGAAGCGAGATCCTGTCAGGGATGAGCTTAAACATTCCTGAAGCGGTGGTTTACGAAGGCGTATTGTACGAAACTTTCCCTTATAATAAGGAATTCTTCATATTGACGCCTTTGAAGTCGGGAGAATATTCCTTAGGCTTAACTTCGTTTCATTTGGAAGGCCAGCTTCAATCCTATTTTCATATGAGAACTTTGCGCAGCATTCCAGGCAAAATTCATGTTAGGCCCTTGCCGAGTCCTTCGTCGGCAAACTTCGGAGGCGCCGTCGGAAAATTTCAAATCGAAGCTAAAGATGCGCCGGAAGAGGCTCGGGAAGGAGAGCCCTTCCTTTTTAAAATAGTCATTAAAGGAAAAGGAAATCTCGCACCGGTCCAGGATCCGATTCGGCAAGGATGCGGACAGGCGGATTGTTTTCCGGATATTACGCTAGTCCAATCTTCTCCACAGCGGGAATTCAGGGAATTGGATCCCGGTGAATATGGATTTAGCTTAAATTATTCTTACGTGTATTCTGTCCTGCCCGGTAAGCAGGGACTTTGGAATCCCGGAAAACTCCCGTTCGTTTTCTTTGATCCATACTCGGGAGCCTATTCCGAAGTTTCAATTCGACTACCTTCGGTAAAAATAGGCCCGCGTTCCTTGAAGGCCGCAGACCCGGTTCGGGAAACCGGCGAAATTATAAAAGTAAAGACCGTAATTATAGTCGCCCTTTTCTTCGGGCTTGCGGGTGCTGCGACGGTTTGGTTCTTCCGTCTAAGGAGAATACGGAAGCACGAAGAATTATTGAAACGACTTGACGACTGGATCGGTTCTAAAAGAGGTTTGGTATTGAAGCATTCGATTCTTGCCAAGGGCGTCTCGGAAGACGATGCTTCTTTATTGATAGGTTGGAAATCGGCATCGAGTTCGTTGGTCGCCCTATATCCGAAGCTTGATTCAATTTCAAAAACCTATCTGCTCCGGTCGGCGGAGCTTATCCTCGGCGATGCACAACAAAAGGAATCCTTATGA
- a CDS encoding STAS domain-containing protein, whose protein sequence is MDSLTILEQDAGSSIKVYLVSGRLDESTFPQFKEKVLEVTHAHNTVLNLSDLKYISSSGIRAIFELKNRLTQEGKKLILTEAGEKVIQIFNLLGLWKPFAHFEKEEDAIAACLK, encoded by the coding sequence ATGGATAGTTTAACCATCCTAGAACAAGACGCAGGAAGTTCGATTAAGGTGTACTTAGTTTCCGGTCGTCTGGACGAATCTACCTTTCCTCAATTCAAGGAAAAGGTATTGGAAGTCACACACGCCCATAATACCGTCTTGAATCTCTCCGATTTGAAGTATATTTCCAGTTCCGGAATCCGTGCGATTTTCGAATTAAAGAACCGATTAACTCAGGAAGGGAAAAAATTGATTCTTACGGAAGCCGGAGAAAAGGTGATCCAAATCTTTAATCTTCTAGGCCTCTGGAAACCGTTTGCTCACTTCGAAAAAGAAGAAGACGCTATTGCCGCCTGTTTGAAATAA
- the batA gene encoding VWA domain-containing protein BatA: MNEWEAPYYLFLLFPIWLWTAFSYWKKNPALRMELRIPGADSGGRNFLRETVSKWFPLLRPISLSLMTIALAGPGQYYRFLPNETKGVDIMLALDVSGSMSRSRDFLPDTRLGVSKKLLREFIRKRETDRIGLVVFAGGAYLQSPLTSDRATLEEILGVVEEETVPEQGTAIGDAVILSSYRLRRSPARSRIIVLITDGVSNTGRIDPVTATEIADQIGIKIYSIGIGKEDQSYEINFDILSELSAKTGGMFYRAEDTSQLREVLAAIDALEKDPLALPPEEVRETDALYYLIVSLLLLAADLFVRTWFLRYYV, translated from the coding sequence ATGAACGAGTGGGAGGCGCCGTATTATCTTTTTCTACTTTTCCCGATCTGGCTCTGGACAGCGTTCTCCTATTGGAAGAAGAACCCTGCGCTCAGGATGGAGTTGCGAATTCCCGGAGCAGATTCGGGCGGACGAAATTTTTTGCGTGAAACGGTTTCAAAATGGTTCCCGTTACTTCGACCCATCTCCTTAAGCTTGATGACGATCGCATTAGCGGGGCCTGGCCAGTATTACCGTTTTCTTCCGAACGAAACGAAAGGCGTAGATATAATGCTCGCATTAGACGTCTCCGGTTCGATGTCGAGAAGCCGGGATTTTCTTCCGGATACCCGCTTAGGAGTTTCGAAGAAATTACTGCGCGAATTTATCCGAAAAAGGGAAACCGATCGAATCGGTTTAGTGGTGTTTGCCGGAGGAGCATACTTGCAATCTCCTTTGACAAGTGACCGTGCTACGTTGGAGGAAATTTTAGGAGTCGTGGAGGAGGAAACGGTTCCGGAGCAAGGAACTGCGATTGGAGATGCGGTCATACTTTCCTCATACCGATTGAGACGTTCTCCAGCTCGATCCAGAATTATTGTTTTGATTACGGATGGAGTGTCCAATACGGGCAGGATCGATCCGGTCACTGCGACCGAAATTGCGGACCAAATCGGAATAAAAATTTATAGCATAGGAATCGGCAAGGAGGACCAATCCTACGAAATAAATTTCGATATACTTTCGGAGTTATCGGCCAAGACCGGCGGTATGTTTTACCGAGCGGAAGATACGAGCCAGCTCCGAGAGGTCCTTGCCGCCATCGATGCTTTGGAAAAAGATCCTTTAGCGCTTCCTCCGGAAGAGGTAAGAGAGACGGATGCATTATACTATTTGATTGTTTCGCTATTGCTTTTGGCCGCGGATTTGTTCGTAAGAACTTGGTTTCTGAGGTATTACGTATGA